Genomic DNA from Patescibacteria group bacterium:
CACTTATTACATTAATCCCTTTTCTTTTTAAAAGCGCGACCGTAACACCATTTCCTTTAAGTAACTTACCAGAAAAAGTTCCGTCATAAGTTGCTCCACAGCCACATGACGGACTTTTAGACTTTGCAATAAATTCTTTTGCGTCAACTAACTTAGCAATTTTGAAAGCTTCTTCCGCCCCTTTTATAAATTGCTGTGTAACATCTTCCCTGTTTTTATTCAAAACCTTGCATTTTCCGTCTAATACATCTTCTCCTGTGCCACCTTGAATTTCTTGCGGAATTCTTGGAGTTTTTAATCCTCCTAATTGTTCTGGGCAAACAGGAATTGCTTTTCCTTGTTTAACTAAATTAATAATTTTTTGACAAGGCTTTGACTTGTCATTCCACATACAATTTATCCCTGCCAAACAGGCGCTAACAAGTTTCATAAATTTATTATTTTGTTAATTAAAATATAAAATGAACGCCATTGGTATTGCCAATGGCGTGATAAGTTTAGAGAATAAGTTACTTAAAATTCTATAACAGATGTTAAAAAAAAGTAAAATTGTGCGACACTCCCCTACCCTAAAGCCCAGGCATATACCCGCTTAATGGATCAATAGGAATTCCATTAAGCCGAACTTCAAAATGAAGATGAGCGCCAGTAGTCAATTTTCCAGCTCCTAAAGTTCCTGGCTTGCCTCCAACCCTTGCGACTTCTTGTCCCCTTACAATAAATTCATCTTCTTTAACTATAAATTTACTGATATGCCCGTATACTGTTGATATGCCATCGTCATGAATTAACATAAGATAACTATATCCATACCCATTATCGCGAACCCTTGCTACATAACCGCTAGCAGGCGCGTAAATAGGCGTTCCTTGAGCGGCCCTGATGTCTATTCCAGGATGTTCAAAAAGATGCCTAAAAGGATAAGTCGGGTCATGAAAATAAGCCGTAATTCCGCGTGAAGGATCAACGGGCCATGAAAGTTTTGATGAATCATCTAATACTTGATTTAATTTATTTCTTTTTTGCTCTTCAAGCAATTTTCTCTTTTCTTTTTCTAATTGTAAAATATCA
This window encodes:
- a CDS encoding DUF523 domain-containing protein, giving the protein MKLVSACLAGINCMWNDKSKPCQKIINLVKQGKAIPVCPEQLGGLKTPRIPQEIQGGTGEDVLDGKCKVLNKNREDVTQQFIKGAEEAFKIAKLVDAKEFIAKSKSPSCGCGATYDGTFSGKLLKGNGVTVALLKRKGINVISEK